The region ATTGTAAAATTTGATTAACTGATCCTAGTTCCACTCATAGCCTCAGTTTTATAATTCTGGAAGCCCCATTAATTGAACCCTGAACCCCGCAAATTTTGTGGCAAGCTTGATGTCTGACGATCAACTTGGTAATCCAGGTCTTTTAGTAATTATTTTGATCACATTCTGAGACTTCTAACTTAGCTGCATGCCTACTTTACTTACCAATTCCCAGGCTTCTCATGTATACTAATTGTTTCTATAATTTTTCAGATTGCAGGCTGAAGTGGTGAAGTTAAGTAAGCTGTGTTATAGCAAGGAGTTGGcacctatatactccctccgttccaaaatagatgactcaactttatactaaagttagtacaaagttgggtcatctattttggaacggagggagtatatatctaCTGGAAAGGTCAAGTTAGCTTTTGAAGAGTATTTAGTAATTTCTAGCACCTGCTGTTTAATCGATCCAGTTTTGCCTAGCCTCCCCGCAGATAACAAATGTAGGATAGGGATAGATATTTACGTGTTCGCAATAGCTTGCAAAGCACTGGTGAAAAGCTCTTGGATAGAAAGGTAAATGGATAGTCATATAGATGGCAGTTTCATGATTATGAAGTCATTATTCATGTATGCTGAGAATCAGTATAATCCTCGCAAGAAGCATGAGAAATAATTGGTACTGTTGGAATCAGTATAATAAAAATATAATGAGTTCAGTTTCGGGGTACTGGTTTGCAGAGAATTTATCATCTGGCTTTCCTCTGTGAGGCCATGTGGTATGCTGTTGAAATTGTCTCATTTGATATTATGATATTCAATTATTTCATGTGCTTCAGTTTACCTAAACTGATCTGCTTGCGGTGTTTTGACTCTTGGGAAACAAGACTTAGAAGACATGTCTTTGCTTCCCATTGTAGTATTATATATAAGGACGGGCAAAGCCACAACCTCAATGGCCTTTTATTTCAAGTTTCTTAAAAGTCTGAGGTGCTATGATAAACATACACTACGTTATGATTTATTCTAAAAGTTGAAACAACTGATCCTCCTGGATCCTGTTTGCAATCCTAGCTCCTCTTCTTCTCCGAGAGCATGTTCTTGAACCACAAGGCTGAGTCCTTGGGGTACCTCTTCAGAGTATTGAAGTCCACATAGGCGATGCCGAAACGGGCAGTGTAGCCGAGTCTCCACTCGAAGTTGTCAAGCAGAGACCAAGCGAAGTACCCAACCACTCGGGCGCCATTGTCTATCGCCTTCTTGAGCTCGGTTATGTAGTCTCTGTAGTAGCGGATCCTTATTGTGTCGTGAACACCGTCAGCGATGCTGACGTTGCCCGGCTGGTCCATTCCTGTCAGATCATAAGCATTGATCATTTGTGTCCTTGTTAGTTGAGAAGGACAAGTTATAATTTGTTGTTTAATTGAAAGAGACAGTTATCAGTTGAGATCAGCAGTACCGTTTTCAGAAAGGATCATTGTAGGATTTCCATATCTTTCTTTAACATAGGTCACGGCCTTGTTCATTCCCCATGGCACAATGTAAAGCCAGTCGGAGTTTGCCTACATAGATTCAACCAATTTACAGTTACAAAAATTCCTCAGAGGCTCTGCACTACTCCACGTACGGAGTACTACAGTATACCCATATTACATAAGATAAACCTAGAACTGCACTTACACGAGGTCCAATAGGCACACCATTTCGTTCATCTGCAAAGACATACACATCATGAGGATCTGAGAATGTGAAGAAGTATGGAGCAGAAGGATTTGGAGTGAAGGTGCAAGATCTCACAGACAAATCCAACATGCCAATCATCCTGGTAACTGACCGGCGTCAGGTTCCATGCCCCTGGGTCCTTCATGTAGTAAGAAGTGTACTGGTTGATACCAACATAGTCAATGGAGCCTTTCACCATCCTGGACTCGTTGGTACTGAAGCCCGGCAACCTGTTCCCGACAATCTTGAGCATCGACGATGGATAGCGACCATTGGTAATGGGGTCAAGGAACCTGCTAGGATAATATATATTCAGTTTGCATGCCTCCAAACAAAGTTAGTGACAGTTGGTGGGTAGACCCTGTGTTGCAATCTGAACTTCTGAAGCAAAATTTTATCATGGATGAAATGGTTTCAGGGTCTTACCATCCAATGTGGAAGTCCCTTGCCCTCTGCGCCGCACCTTGATCCGCGTTGCTGTTGCTGTGAGGTTCGTACCACACGAAATCCAGGAGAATCCCAATCCTCCCCTTCTGGTGAGGCTGTTAAATAGAATGAACACAGTTCACATTCACTCCCGGGCACTGCCATCGAATCTATGGGCATTCAAGTGAAAAATGACTTAGGTACAGTCTCTACCTGATACTTCTCACGGTATCGCTGCACCGCTGCGGAGTGCGAAAGGATGATATTGTGCGTGACAATGTACGGCTCAGTCCTGGAATCGCCTCCTGCAGGGCACTTGGAACACCTCCCCGGCGCATGTAAGCCATTGTCATAGCCCAGAGCGGCGATGACCCTCGGCTCGTTGAAGGTAAACCAGTTCTTCACCCTGTCTCCGAACACCTTGAAGCAGAACTCGGCATAGTCCGCAAACGCGCCCCTTTTATCAAAGGATATCGCATCAAAAGACATGCTTAAATTCAACTCTGAAATGTGGAAACGGGTGTCTGAAATGCTTACACAATCTTTGGGCTTAGCCAGCCTAGGTACTGCTGATGGAGAGCCAGTGGGAGGTCATAGTGGTAGAGGTTTACATATGGGGTGATGCCTAATCCACCATTATATACAAGGTTTAGTTAAATCAGGATTCTGGACCCTGATGCTGAGAGCTTTTTGCCCAGGTGCAGAAAATTCAGTTACCTTGCTGGAGCATGTAATCTATGAGCCTGTTGTAGTAGTCTACTCCTTCCTGGTTCACCTTCCCAGTCCCATCTACAATTTTATTATGCACAACTCTACATCAGAAACTACTTTTTATCCAGGCGAAAAAATATTGGATCGAAAATTAGCAAGCTGCTGCAGTTGGAGGAGGGATCaggacacacacacatatatatatatacctgggaaAATCCTGGACCAAGAGATCGAGAACCGGTACGCGTCGAAGCCCATGTCCTTCATTATGCCCACATCCTCCTACACACACCTCGGAATGAAGACCTCTGTCAAGCATCAGGACACACCAAGAAACACCAGAAAAACATAGCAGTCAGGACGATTGTTCATTCAGTATACAGTTACACACACCTTGTACCTATGGTACTCGTCGACCGTCACGTCGGCGGTGCCATTGCCGGCGATCGTCCCTGGTATGGCTGCGAAGGCGTCCCAGATGCTGGGCCCTCGGCCGCCCAGCCTCGCCATGCCCTCCACCTGGTACGCCGACGCGGCCGTCCCGAAGACGAACCCCGCCGGGAAGCCCTGCCGGCTCAGCCCGCCGGTGTTGTGGATCTCCGGGTTGGGCCCGTCGCATTGCGCCAGCGGCAGCAGGTGTGGAGCCACCGCCAGTACTACCACCAGCAACAGTGCCGCGGAGGACCTCATGTCTGCCCGAGCACCGAGGAAGGAGGAATGACGGGGACACGGGCCCTGCCTTCCGGGCTTTATAGAGCCGAGCTGAGCCCTCGTAGCTAGGCTCCTGCTGAGTTACTGATTGATTGTATTCGCTGCAGCTCGGTTCGAAGCAAGGTTGTCACGATCGCAATCCGCATCTTGGAATCTTGGTCACGATTCTGATGGACCGTCTCGGCTATGATGCGACGTGGCCTTGATGCTAACACGTTCCAGGTGTTACTATCAGTGGCACGTAAATGCCATTCTCCAAGGCTCCAAGCCACTGAGCGGCGACGGTGACAGGTTGCAAGGTGCAAGCATATACGGCAAGGCAACGGAGTGAATGTGTGCAGGGCACGCGCCACACTTGGATAATGCCTGCCGTGCTAGCTTTGGTAGTGTAGTTACTCCTGGTTCAGCTGGGTTGGTGGCTAGAGTACAAGAGTACGCATACGGTGCCTACACACGTAACACACCCGCATGGCCAGATGTGCGACTCGTTGGACTTGAACTGCGCTAGGCAACAATTTTCGTGTGGGAGATAAGATAACGTGCCTAGGTCGGGGCGGTATGGGCGGCACGGTAGAGGAAGAGAAGATAACGTGCGCACCGACGGGTGCGGTCGCTCCGGTGGAATGGTGGTCTCCTGCGCGACCACCGGCTCCGCCGACGCGTGCAAGTCTGGGGCCTCCCTCTAAGCCCTTTCGTCTCCCCGGCGGCACGAGGCGTGTGCGGGGTGAGCCGCTCGCGGTTGCGAGCACGGCGTCGCGATCCGCCGGGCGAGGGAATTGCACAAACCACCGCTTATTGGGGCTGGTGTTGCACAAAACACCTACTATACGAGTTTGTTGCGGAAAATACCACATATTGGTGTAATACGTTGCAGATAGGTCTAATCTAGTATTTGGATGCATTGACATAATTACTGACAAATGGGTCCCGCTTCTAAGTGCACGCGTGATAATAAAACCCGGCCACATCAGCCAATGTATATTAGACCAAGAAGTGAAAAGACCAGAGTTAAAAAAAACAGTTTAATAAGTGGGTTGGAAGCCGACTCACAAAAATAGATGGGCTGAAAGCCGACGTCGATGAAACAAGACACAACCATCTCATACATAGTGGCTCGAGCAAAGAGGGACGCAGATTTTTAAAGCACTTGCACCCATGCCTTGCTATCCTGGTCCTTCAATATTGCTTTAAGATCTGTGCGAGAGAACTAAATTTGTATATGCATTTTTTCTCTTTTTCGTTTCTCTCATATAGAACATGTtttgaacttcaaactttgcagcgCAGCAAAACTTACTAACTATAATGTGagataaaaatttcagaatttttcgtcCAACATAAAtactaaaaatatatatatattaatcaAATAAAACTTATTTTTTATATTTATGTTGGGCGGAAAAATCTAAAAAAACTATCCTAGATTTTAGCTAGAAAGCTTTACTGTTCTGCAAAGGTTTTAACTTGAAGACTTTACTGTTCTGCAAAGGTTTTAACTTGAAGACATGTTCTATGTgatagaaacaaaaaagagaaatgtaCTTGCACGGATCTTGATACGAAGAATGGATGGCTAGATAAGAGGGGCCTAGGTGTAGGTGCTCTAAAATATATTTTCGGAGCAGAGAGAAACGACCTAGCACAGAGTTTCCGCATAGGAACAGCAGGCGGCGGCGACCATCCCATCAGTGGTGATGGAGCCGTTACCCAATCATCGGGTAAGCACCCCCCTCTCACCTGAGCTATGCTCGTCTTCTCCCCTACCTTTCTAGGTCTTCTTCTCCCTCATGAAACCCTTACATTTTTGGGGATAAATTTTGCCGTTGATCGACATATTTTTGTTTAGGATCCTATTTTTTGGGACGTTTGTGTTGTTATTACTTAGGTTCTGCGCTTGATTTTGACATGTGTTTAAGGCCTTGTCCTTTGTGTCGGTATAAATTTTGTTTCAGCAACATATCTGATTATTATCCTTTATCCAACTTTCATGCCAGCTACTTGATGCTAAAATCTAATGGGAACAATATCTACCATGTTTTTGTGTTGGTGATCTCATGCCGAACT is a window of Triticum dicoccoides isolate Atlit2015 ecotype Zavitan chromosome 2B, WEW_v2.0, whole genome shotgun sequence DNA encoding:
- the LOC119362681 gene encoding beta-glucosidase 26-like; this encodes MRSSAALLLVVVLAVAPHLLPLAQCDGPNPEIHNTGGLSRQGFPAGFVFGTAASAYQVEGMARLGGRGPSIWDAFAAIPGTIAGNGTADVTVDEYHRYKEDVGIMKDMGFDAYRFSISWSRIFPDGTGKVNQEGVDYYNRLIDYMLQQGITPYVNLYHYDLPLALHQQYLGWLSPKIVGAFADYAEFCFKVFGDRVKNWFTFNEPRVIAALGYDNGLHAPGRCSKCPAGGDSRTEPYIVTHNIILSHSAAVQRYREKYQPHQKGRIGILLDFVWYEPHSNSNADQGAAQRARDFHIGWFLDPITNGRYPSSMLKIVGNRLPGFSTNESRMVKGSIDYVGINQYTSYYMKDPGAWNLTPVSYQDDWHVGFVYERNGVPIGPRANSDWLYIVPWGMNKAVTYVKERYGNPTMILSENGMDQPGNVSIADGVHDTIRIRYYRDYITELKKAIDNGARVVGYFAWSLLDNFEWRLGYTARFGIAYVDFNTLKRYPKDSALWFKNMLSEKKRS